One Chryseobacterium sp. StRB126 genomic region harbors:
- the pdhA gene encoding pyruvate dehydrogenase (acetyl-transferring) E1 component subunit alpha encodes MKEFSKEVYLKWYEDMTMWRRFEDKCRSLYLKQKIRGFLHLYNGQEAIPAGFTHAMDLTKDSMITAYRCHIHPMAMGVDPKRIMAELCGKATGTSGGMGGSMHIFSKEHRFYGGHGIVGGQIPLGAGIAFADKYFDRKAVNICFFGDGAARQGSLHETFNMAMNWKLPVVFVVENNQYAMGTSVKRTANHEDIYKLGLGYEMPCLAVDAMDPVKVAEAAYEAIERARRGDGPTFIEARTYRYRGHSMSDAEPYRSKEEVAVHKNDDPIELVKHRILENGWATEAELEVMDNKSRDFVEECIEFMENSPYPDAEKIYEYVYAQEDYPFLDKLEN; translated from the coding sequence ATGAAAGAATTTTCTAAAGAGGTATACCTGAAGTGGTATGAAGATATGACAATGTGGAGAAGGTTTGAAGACAAATGCCGTTCTCTTTACCTAAAACAAAAGATCAGAGGATTTTTACATTTGTATAATGGCCAGGAAGCAATCCCTGCCGGATTTACACATGCAATGGATCTTACTAAAGACAGTATGATTACTGCTTACAGATGCCACATCCATCCAATGGCGATGGGAGTAGATCCTAAGAGAATCATGGCTGAACTTTGTGGTAAAGCTACCGGTACATCCGGAGGTATGGGTGGATCTATGCACATTTTCAGTAAAGAGCACCGTTTCTACGGAGGTCATGGTATTGTTGGAGGACAAATTCCTTTGGGAGCAGGTATTGCTTTTGCAGATAAATATTTCGACAGAAAAGCTGTAAACATTTGTTTCTTCGGAGATGGGGCTGCAAGACAAGGTTCATTACATGAAACATTCAACATGGCGATGAACTGGAAACTTCCTGTAGTATTTGTAGTAGAAAACAACCAGTACGCTATGGGAACTTCTGTAAAAAGAACAGCAAACCACGAAGATATCTATAAATTAGGATTAGGGTACGAAATGCCTTGTCTTGCTGTAGATGCAATGGACCCTGTGAAAGTAGCAGAAGCGGCTTATGAAGCTATTGAAAGAGCAAGAAGAGGAGACGGACCAACATTCATTGAAGCAAGAACTTACCGTTACAGAGGACACTCTATGTCTGATGCTGAGCCTTACAGATCTAAAGAAGAAGTAGCTGTTCACAAGAATGATGACCCGATTGAATTGGTGAAACACAGAATTCTTGAAAACGGATGGGCTACAGAAGCTGAATTAGAAGTTATGGATAACAAGTCAAGAGACTTTGTTGAAGAGTGTATCGAATTTATGGAGAACTCTCCATATCCGGATGCTGAGAAAATCTATGAGTATGTATACGCTCAGGAAGATTATCCATTCTTAGACAAATTAGAAAACTAA
- a CDS encoding dihydrolipoamide acetyltransferase family protein, with translation METASAEVPAGVEVITMPRLSDTMTEGKVAKWHKNVGDTVKEGDLLAEIETDKAVQDFESEFNGVLLKQGVEEGGAAPVDTVLAIIGPAGTDVSAVGASKVAAPASEKPAEQKAEVKTEEKAAPVANNSSSDRVAISPLAKKMAQDKGVDINSVQGSGENGRIVKKDIENYQPAAKPAASAPAASAAAQVAVNFVQGEDTETPNSQVRNIIAKRLSESKFSAPHYYLMVEINMDKAIEARKEINSIPDTKISFNDMIIKATAIALRKHPQVNSSWAGDKIIHRGNINVGVAVAIPDGLVVPVLKNTDQMSYTQISAAVKDMASRAKSKGLKANEMEGSTFSISNLGMFGIETFTSIINQPNSAILSVGAIIEKPIVKNGQIVVGNTMKLSLACDHRVVDGATGAQFLQTLRTYLENPLTLLL, from the coding sequence GTGGAAACTGCTTCAGCAGAAGTTCCGGCAGGAGTAGAAGTGATTACAATGCCAAGACTTTCTGATACAATGACGGAAGGAAAAGTTGCTAAATGGCACAAAAATGTAGGTGATACAGTAAAAGAAGGTGATCTTCTTGCTGAAATTGAAACAGATAAAGCGGTACAGGATTTCGAATCTGAATTCAATGGAGTACTATTGAAGCAAGGTGTAGAAGAAGGTGGTGCTGCTCCGGTTGATACTGTGTTGGCTATTATTGGCCCTGCAGGAACTGATGTTTCAGCAGTAGGAGCATCTAAAGTTGCTGCTCCGGCATCAGAGAAACCAGCGGAACAAAAAGCAGAAGTTAAAACTGAAGAAAAAGCAGCTCCGGTTGCTAACAATTCATCTTCAGACAGAGTGGCAATTTCTCCATTAGCTAAAAAAATGGCTCAGGATAAAGGAGTTGACATTAACAGTGTTCAAGGTTCAGGTGAAAACGGAAGAATCGTTAAAAAAGATATTGAAAACTATCAGCCAGCTGCAAAACCAGCTGCTTCAGCTCCGGCTGCAAGTGCTGCTGCTCAGGTTGCTGTAAACTTTGTTCAGGGAGAAGATACTGAGACTCCAAACTCTCAGGTAAGAAATATTATTGCAAAACGTCTTTCTGAAAGTAAGTTCTCTGCTCCGCACTATTATTTAATGGTTGAAATCAACATGGATAAAGCTATCGAAGCTAGAAAAGAGATCAACTCTATTCCGGATACGAAGATTTCATTCAATGATATGATTATTAAGGCAACAGCAATTGCTTTAAGAAAACACCCACAAGTAAATTCAAGCTGGGCAGGTGATAAGATCATCCACAGAGGAAATATCAACGTTGGAGTGGCAGTTGCTATTCCTGACGGATTGGTAGTTCCTGTATTGAAAAATACAGATCAAATGTCTTACACTCAAATCTCTGCAGCTGTAAAAGATATGGCTTCAAGAGCTAAGAGTAAAGGTCTTAAGGCTAACGAAATGGAGGGATCTACATTCTCTATTTCTAACCTTGGAATGTTTGGTATTGAAACATTTACAAGTATCATCAACCAGCCAAACTCTGCCATCCTTTCAGTAGGAGCAATCATCGAGAAACCAATCGTTAAGAATGGTCAGATCGTAGTGGGTAATACAATGAAGCTTTCATTAGCATGTGACCACAGAGTTGTAGATGGTGCTACTGGTGCTCAATTCTTACAAACTTTAAGAACATATTTAGAAAATCCATTAACTTTGTTACTGTAA
- a CDS encoding ABC transporter ATP-binding protein: MIKARNIHKSYGNLEVLKGVDIHIKVGEVVSIVGESGAGKSTLLQILGTLDLPSQSGKYDTEIEIAGESFINMNDKQLSKFRNQNIGFVFQFHQLLPEFTALENVLLPTRIAGANEREAMEKAHALFEDLKIEQRLNHKPNQLSGGEAQRVAVARALINSPKIIFADEPTGNLDSKNADDLHRLFFDLRDKYNQTFVIVTHNPNLAEITDRKLVMKDGMIIE; the protein is encoded by the coding sequence ATGATTAAAGCAAGAAATATCCATAAATCTTATGGGAATTTAGAAGTATTGAAAGGAGTTGATATTCACATCAAAGTAGGGGAAGTGGTTTCTATTGTAGGAGAATCCGGAGCAGGTAAATCAACATTGCTGCAGATTTTAGGAACTTTGGATCTTCCTTCTCAATCCGGGAAATATGATACTGAAATCGAAATTGCAGGAGAATCATTTATTAATATGAATGATAAGCAGTTATCAAAATTCAGAAATCAGAATATCGGTTTTGTATTTCAGTTTCATCAGTTGCTTCCTGAGTTTACTGCTTTGGAAAATGTTTTACTTCCTACCAGAATTGCAGGCGCTAATGAAAGAGAGGCTATGGAAAAGGCACATGCTTTATTTGAGGATCTTAAAATTGAACAACGACTAAATCATAAACCCAACCAGCTTTCCGGTGGAGAAGCGCAAAGGGTAGCTGTTGCAAGAGCTTTAATCAATTCACCGAAAATTATCTTTGCTGATGAACCTACGGGAAACCTGGATTCAAAAAATGCGGATGACCTTCACAGGCTGTTTTTTGACCTTAGAGACAAGTATAATCAAACCTTTGTGATTGTTACCCATAACCCGAATCTGGCAGAAATTACGGACCGTAAGCTTGTCATGAAGGATGGAATGATTATAGAATAG
- a CDS encoding murein L,D-transpeptidase catalytic domain-containing protein, which produces MMKHFIFLFILLVSCSKAESQQAEGIGIPESRISEIKKFIKNKDYNQDLAIFINFKIPSGKYRYFVYNLKNNKIVQKAIVAHGSGSVISGSDALKFSNIEGSYQSSLGKYAVGGSYVGQFGKAYRLKGLDPTNDNAMQRAIVLHSFSSVPDAESEKPASLSLGCPMLSINAFKETAKYIDNSEKSIILYTFY; this is translated from the coding sequence ATGATGAAACACTTTATTTTTCTTTTTATACTTTTAGTTTCCTGCTCAAAAGCTGAATCTCAGCAGGCAGAAGGAATAGGGATACCTGAATCTAGGATTTCAGAAATTAAAAAATTTATTAAAAATAAAGACTATAATCAGGATCTGGCCATCTTTATTAACTTTAAAATTCCATCAGGAAAATACCGTTACTTCGTTTACAACCTGAAGAATAATAAAATCGTACAAAAAGCTATTGTAGCTCATGGTTCAGGATCTGTAATTTCAGGGTCAGATGCTTTGAAGTTCAGTAATATTGAAGGCTCTTATCAGTCTTCTCTCGGGAAATATGCAGTTGGCGGAAGTTATGTGGGGCAATTTGGGAAAGCTTACCGTTTAAAAGGACTGGATCCTACCAATGATAATGCTATGCAGAGGGCTATTGTTCTTCATTCCTTTAGCAGTGTTCCTGATGCAGAATCCGAGAAGCCAGCATCTTTGAGTTTAGGCTGCCCGATGCTTTCCATCAATGCTTTTAAAGAAACGGCAAAATATATTGATAACTCAGAGAAATCGATTATCTTATACACTTTCTATTAA
- the radC gene encoding RadC family protein — protein MSLKFLAEDDRPREKFLQKGKNALSDSELLAIIMGSGNREESVLELARKILASVNNNWNQLSLLSVKELMKFNGIGEAKAISIITALEIGRRRVGQQIPEKSVIGNSHDAYSILKNQLSDLRTEEFWAIFLNNSNKVIHTSQLTQGGISQSIVDVRILFKTALEHFSTGVIIAHNHPSGSLKPSKEDINITQKIKEAGKVLSIQLLDHIIITQDSYFSFSDAGLL, from the coding sequence ATGTCCTTAAAATTTTTGGCAGAAGACGACAGACCTCGGGAAAAGTTCTTACAAAAAGGTAAGAATGCACTTTCAGATTCTGAACTTTTAGCCATTATTATGGGAAGTGGAAACAGAGAAGAAAGTGTATTGGAACTGGCCAGAAAAATTTTGGCATCCGTCAATAATAATTGGAATCAGCTAAGTTTGCTTTCCGTTAAAGAGCTGATGAAATTTAACGGGATTGGAGAGGCGAAAGCCATTTCCATTATTACAGCTTTGGAAATCGGAAGAAGGAGAGTTGGGCAGCAAATCCCAGAAAAATCGGTTATTGGAAACAGCCATGACGCTTATTCAATCCTGAAAAATCAATTATCCGACTTAAGGACGGAGGAGTTTTGGGCTATCTTTCTGAATAACAGCAATAAAGTAATCCACACTTCGCAACTAACACAAGGCGGAATAAGCCAATCTATTGTGGATGTAAGAATATTGTTTAAAACAGCACTTGAACATTTTTCAACAGGAGTTATTATTGCCCACAATCATCCTTCAGGAAGTCTCAAGCCAAGTAAAGAAGATATTAACATCACCCAAAAAATAAAAGAAGCGGGAAAAGTATTAAGCATCCAGCTTTTGGATCATATTATCATTACACAAGATTCATATTTTAGCTTTTCGGATGCAGGACTATTATGA
- a CDS encoding phytanoyl-CoA dioxygenase family protein, with protein sequence MLQQVRNYKLSYMLYNFFKKSKLKHNIPLYKKYGIKKRYYSSISSKDFAHLPQTERSITEEKLSSTAFFKDLSAENKESALRYDDNGYMILRNFISPETAENINIEIEKLMKDGTLKFRYGGKLMFAIHYSEIIRNIGIDKNLLEFLSVLLDGKAKLFQSINFINGSQQKTHSDSIHMTTFPLGGLLGVWIALEDVDENNGALHYIPGSHKLPYFLNSDYDNEGTTLKIGKKSYKAYEEFLENKVRELGLKKEVFRAKKGDMLIWHANILHGGERHTDKNRTRKSLVYHFFDENSVCYHEVTQRPALFEL encoded by the coding sequence ATGTTACAGCAAGTTCGTAATTATAAATTATCCTATATGCTTTATAATTTCTTTAAAAAAAGTAAGTTAAAGCATAATATTCCACTATATAAAAAATACGGGATCAAAAAGAGGTACTATTCGAGCATTTCAAGCAAGGATTTTGCTCATCTTCCTCAGACAGAAAGAAGTATTACTGAAGAAAAACTCTCATCCACTGCTTTTTTTAAAGATTTATCAGCAGAAAATAAGGAAAGTGCTCTTCGCTATGATGATAACGGATACATGATTCTAAGAAATTTTATTAGCCCGGAAACCGCAGAAAATATCAATATTGAGATTGAAAAACTGATGAAAGACGGAACATTAAAATTCCGTTATGGCGGAAAGCTCATGTTTGCCATTCATTATTCTGAAATTATTAGAAATATCGGAATCGATAAAAATTTGCTGGAGTTTCTGTCTGTTTTGCTTGATGGTAAAGCCAAATTGTTTCAAAGTATCAACTTTATTAACGGAAGCCAGCAGAAAACCCATTCCGATAGTATTCATATGACAACATTCCCGTTGGGCGGGCTTCTAGGGGTGTGGATTGCCTTAGAAGATGTTGATGAAAATAATGGCGCTCTACATTATATACCGGGAAGCCATAAATTACCTTATTTCCTGAATTCAGATTACGATAATGAAGGAACAACTTTAAAAATAGGGAAGAAAAGCTATAAGGCTTATGAAGAATTTCTGGAAAACAAAGTCAGAGAATTAGGGTTGAAAAAAGAAGTTTTCAGAGCAAAAAAAGGAGATATGCTAATCTGGCATGCCAATATTCTTCATGGTGGAGAGCGTCATACTGATAAAAACAGAACCAGAAAAAGCCTGGTCTATCATTTTTTTGATGAAAACAGTGTATGTTATCATGAAGTTACACAAAGACCTGCATTATTTGAACTGTAA
- a CDS encoding inorganic pyrophosphatase: MIPNFKAHPWHGISAGEDAPNVVNVFVEIVPSDTIKYEVDKETGYLKVDRPQKFSNIIPALYGFVPRTYCDKEVMRLAVEAGATDVTMGDHDPLDICVLSSHNIHAGGLLMEAIPIGGFKMIDGGEADDKIVAVMINDHAFGHFRDITELPEAEVKRLMHYFLTYKNLPDEPAKCRIQEVYGAEHARKVIKASQTDYADKFGG, encoded by the coding sequence ATGATTCCAAATTTTAAAGCACATCCATGGCACGGAATTTCTGCAGGAGAAGATGCGCCAAATGTTGTAAACGTATTTGTGGAAATTGTTCCTTCAGATACTATTAAATATGAAGTAGATAAAGAAACAGGATATTTAAAAGTAGACAGGCCTCAGAAATTCTCTAACATTATCCCTGCTTTATATGGTTTTGTTCCAAGAACATATTGTGATAAAGAAGTGATGAGACTTGCTGTAGAAGCTGGAGCAACGGATGTTACAATGGGAGATCATGATCCACTTGATATTTGTGTTTTAAGTTCTCACAATATCCACGCCGGAGGTTTATTGATGGAAGCTATTCCAATCGGAGGTTTCAAAATGATCGACGGTGGAGAAGCTGATGATAAGATTGTAGCGGTAATGATTAACGACCATGCATTCGGACACTTCAGAGATATTACTGAATTACCGGAAGCAGAAGTTAAAAGATTGATGCACTACTTCTTAACATACAAAAACCTACCGGATGAGCCTGCAAAGTGCAGAATTCAGGAGGTTTATGGTGCTGAACATGCAAGAAAAGTGATTAAAGCTTCTCAAACAGACTATGCAGATAAATTCGGAGGTTAA
- a CDS encoding sodium-translocating pyrophosphatase, whose translation MDLFVLVPIFGVVALLYTFLQSNWVSKQNAGNEKMKIISGHIADGAMAFLKAEYKILAYFVVVVAILLAVMGSSNANSHWSIGLAFAVGAVFSATAGFIGMKIATKANVRTAEAARTSLSKALKVSFTGGSVMGMGVAGLAVLGLGALFLIIKQIFAPEATVDSHEMETTIEILTGFSLGAESIALFARVGGGIYTKAADVGADLVGKVEAGIPEDDPRNPATIADNVGDNVGDVAGMGADLFGSYVATVLATMVLGRETMSDDAFGGFAPILLPMLIAGTGIIFSMIGTLFVKINDNEGASTSSVQNALNLGNWGSIVITAIASYFLVTYLLPEKMVLRGHEFTKMGVFGAIMVGLVVGTLMSIITEYYTAMGKRPVSSIVRQSSTGHATNIIGGLSVGMESTLLPILVLAGGIYGSYLCAGLYGVAIAAAGMMATTAMQLAIDAFGPIADNAGGIAEMSELPKEVRERTDILDAVGNTTAATGKGFAIASAALTALALFAAFVGIAGIDGIDIYRADVLAGLFVGGMIPFIFSSLAITAVGQAAMAMVEEVRRQFREIPGILEGKAQPEYEKCVAISTDASIRKMMLPGAIAIISPLLIGFIFGPEVLGGFLAGATVCGVLMGMFQNNAGGAWDNAKKSFEKGVEINGQTYYKGSEPHKASVTGDTVGDPFKDTSGPSMNILIKLMSIVSLVIAPTLAVIHKDKIEANRKAKIESLTGVSSAVSTSSDLKTPIVPGEVKGHLNESGDFVYETGNLLKVKLKGGKTIELGETSQLYQLYNAVNQKDKAVLDPNKWYTIENLYFETGSSDFKTGYELQLNNIAEILNAYPDLKVKLGGYTDNSGNEESNQKLSNLRAQTAKLKLLELGISADRIEAEGYGSQHPICEANDTDECKAKNRRIDVRVLAL comes from the coding sequence ATGGATCTATTTGTGTTAGTGCCAATTTTTGGTGTCGTAGCTCTACTTTATACATTTCTTCAGAGCAACTGGGTAAGTAAACAGAATGCCGGAAATGAAAAAATGAAAATAATCAGCGGACATATTGCTGATGGTGCCATGGCCTTCTTAAAGGCCGAATATAAAATCTTAGCCTATTTTGTCGTCGTTGTAGCGATTCTTTTGGCAGTAATGGGATCAAGCAATGCCAACTCACACTGGAGTATAGGACTTGCCTTTGCGGTAGGAGCCGTTTTTTCTGCTACAGCCGGTTTTATAGGGATGAAAATCGCAACCAAAGCCAATGTAAGAACGGCAGAAGCAGCAAGAACGTCCTTATCCAAAGCCCTTAAAGTATCTTTTACAGGAGGTTCTGTGATGGGAATGGGAGTAGCAGGACTTGCGGTGTTAGGGTTAGGAGCCTTGTTTTTAATTATTAAACAGATTTTTGCACCGGAAGCCACAGTAGATTCCCACGAAATGGAAACAACCATAGAAATTCTTACCGGATTTTCCCTTGGTGCTGAATCTATCGCTCTTTTCGCAAGAGTGGGTGGTGGAATTTATACAAAAGCAGCAGACGTTGGAGCTGATCTGGTAGGGAAAGTAGAAGCTGGAATTCCGGAAGATGATCCACGAAATCCAGCAACTATTGCAGATAATGTGGGAGATAATGTGGGAGATGTTGCAGGGATGGGTGCCGACCTTTTCGGGTCTTATGTAGCTACTGTATTGGCAACAATGGTATTGGGACGAGAAACAATGTCTGATGATGCATTCGGTGGTTTTGCACCGATTCTTTTACCTATGCTGATTGCAGGAACAGGAATTATCTTCTCTATGATAGGAACTTTATTTGTGAAGATCAATGATAATGAGGGGGCATCCACTTCCAGCGTACAAAATGCACTGAATTTAGGAAACTGGGGCAGTATTGTGATAACAGCCATTGCTTCTTATTTTCTGGTAACCTATCTTCTTCCTGAAAAAATGGTCTTAAGAGGCCATGAGTTTACAAAAATGGGAGTATTTGGGGCTATAATGGTTGGATTGGTTGTAGGAACGCTGATGAGTATTATCACCGAATATTATACAGCGATGGGGAAAAGACCGGTTTCCAGTATTGTGAGACAGTCTTCAACCGGACATGCTACTAATATTATCGGCGGACTTTCTGTTGGAATGGAATCAACATTACTTCCGATTCTTGTACTCGCAGGAGGTATTTACGGATCTTATTTATGTGCCGGATTGTACGGAGTTGCGATTGCCGCTGCTGGAATGATGGCCACAACAGCAATGCAGTTAGCTATTGATGCTTTTGGCCCCATTGCAGATAATGCTGGAGGTATTGCTGAAATGAGTGAGCTCCCTAAAGAAGTTCGTGAAAGAACAGATATTCTGGATGCTGTAGGAAACACAACGGCAGCTACAGGAAAAGGATTTGCGATTGCTTCGGCAGCATTAACTGCACTGGCATTGTTTGCAGCCTTTGTTGGTATTGCGGGCATTGATGGTATTGATATTTACAGAGCTGATGTTCTGGCAGGTCTGTTTGTTGGCGGAATGATTCCGTTTATATTCTCTTCATTAGCTATTACAGCTGTCGGACAGGCAGCCATGGCGATGGTAGAAGAAGTAAGAAGACAGTTCCGTGAAATTCCTGGGATCTTAGAAGGAAAAGCACAGCCTGAATATGAAAAATGCGTTGCGATTTCTACTGATGCATCCATCCGAAAAATGATGTTACCGGGAGCTATTGCCATTATTTCACCATTACTGATCGGGTTTATTTTTGGCCCTGAAGTATTAGGAGGCTTTCTTGCCGGAGCTACCGTATGTGGTGTACTGATGGGAATGTTCCAGAACAATGCAGGTGGAGCTTGGGATAATGCAAAAAAATCATTTGAGAAAGGAGTTGAGATCAATGGCCAGACTTATTATAAAGGTTCAGAACCTCATAAAGCTTCTGTAACAGGAGACACAGTGGGAGATCCGTTTAAAGATACTTCCGGACCATCGATGAATATTCTGATTAAGCTGATGTCCATTGTTTCATTGGTGATCGCACCTACTTTAGCTGTGATACATAAGGATAAAATTGAAGCCAACAGAAAAGCAAAAATAGAAAGCTTGACAGGCGTTTCAAGCGCCGTCTCAACATCATCGGATCTTAAGACTCCAATTGTTCCTGGTGAAGTGAAAGGTCATCTTAATGAAAGCGGAGACTTTGTTTATGAAACTGGAAACCTGCTAAAAGTAAAACTGAAAGGAGGAAAAACAATAGAATTAGGGGAAACCAGCCAATTATATCAACTTTATAATGCCGTTAATCAAAAAGATAAGGCTGTTTTGGATCCTAACAAATGGTATACCATCGAAAATCTTTATTTTGAAACAGGATCAAGTGATTTTAAAACAGGCTATGAGCTACAGTTGAATAATATCGCAGAAATTTTAAATGCCTATCCTGATTTGAAAGTAAAATTAGGAGGGTATACAGATAATAGTGGTAATGAAGAAAGTAATCAGAAGTTATCCAACCTGAGAGCCCAGACTGCAAAACTGAAATTGTTGGAGTTGGGGATATCAGCTGATAGGATAGAAGCAGAAGGCTATGGTTCGCAGCATCCAATTTGTGAAGCCAATGATACGGATGAATGTAAAGCCAAAAACAGAAGAATTGATGTGAGAGTTCTGGCTCTTTAA
- a CDS encoding aminotransferase class I/II-fold pyridoxal phosphate-dependent enzyme — MKEIQGFTHYSFFTEMSELATKHGSFDLSLGLPDFDIDERLKSFLKEAADLDTHHYEPLAGNPVLIENIIHFNRKRQNSISLQASEITIVPCATFALYTALKSILNQGDEVIIIQPSYYTYAPSVVMNGGIPVYYDLEGDFTINWVQFKTYISEKTRAIIINSPQNPTGKVWKQNDWRQLHELISNREIYLISEEIYDTYCFDEAEHYSSFIHPELRNRTFCIFSFGKMFYTSGWKVSYMLASEELTTLFRNHQQYISYSANAPAQYALAKYLEVFDTSENKKIMQRKRDIFNQLLKETPLYIEQEAEGSVFQIVNFRNVSKTMTDVEFSKWLTIDKKVACLPLSAFYNSRQNSDYIRFSFAKKDEVIIQALEHLRKNL, encoded by the coding sequence ATGAAAGAAATTCAAGGATTTACTCATTATTCCTTTTTTACAGAAATGTCTGAACTAGCTACCAAGCACGGAAGCTTTGACCTTTCACTGGGCTTGCCGGATTTTGATATTGATGAACGCCTGAAATCCTTTTTAAAAGAGGCTGCAGATCTCGATACTCATCATTATGAACCGCTGGCCGGAAATCCTGTATTAATCGAAAATATTATTCATTTTAACCGTAAACGGCAAAACAGTATTTCTTTACAAGCAAGTGAAATCACTATTGTACCCTGTGCAACCTTTGCTTTATATACTGCGCTTAAATCTATTTTGAATCAAGGAGATGAAGTTATCATTATTCAGCCTTCTTATTATACTTATGCTCCTTCTGTAGTGATGAATGGAGGCATTCCTGTTTATTATGACCTTGAAGGTGACTTTACCATAAACTGGGTTCAATTTAAAACCTATATTTCTGAAAAAACCAGAGCAATTATTATCAATTCTCCGCAAAACCCAACCGGAAAAGTATGGAAACAGAATGATTGGAGACAATTACATGAACTGATAAGCAACCGGGAAATCTATTTAATTTCAGAAGAGATCTACGATACTTATTGTTTTGATGAGGCCGAACATTACAGTTCATTTATTCATCCCGAGCTTAGAAACAGAACATTCTGTATCTTTTCATTTGGGAAGATGTTTTATACTTCAGGATGGAAAGTAAGTTATATGCTCGCTTCAGAAGAGTTAACAACCTTATTCAGAAATCATCAGCAATATATCTCTTATAGCGCCAATGCCCCAGCTCAATATGCCCTGGCAAAATATCTGGAAGTATTTGATACTTCGGAAAACAAAAAAATAATGCAGCGAAAACGGGATATTTTTAATCAATTACTTAAAGAAACTCCTCTTTACATTGAGCAAGAGGCTGAGGGAAGTGTTTTTCAAATTGTTAACTTCAGAAACGTTTCCAAGACCATGACGGATGTAGAGTTTTCAAAATGGCTGACCATTGATAAAAAGGTAGCCTGTCTTCCACTTTCGGCTTTTTATAATTCCAGGCAGAATTCAGATTATATCCGGTTCAGCTTTGCTAAAAAAGATGAAGTGATTATTCAGGCATTGGAGCATCTGAGAAAGAATCTATAA
- a CDS encoding M28 family metallopeptidase gives MKKLLIPLLALALMTSCGTAQVADGVSANPVAVKHDKGFSDAYKMIKAEDLKKNLYVIASDEMEGRDTGSKGQKKTGEYIVNYYKSLGVSHPKALGSYYQKVPSDFMKKRGGGNLPDSENILAFIEGSEKPEEIVVVSAHYDHVGTKNGVVYNGADDDGSGTVAVMEMAKAFQEAKKAGKGPKRSILFLHVTGEEHGLFGSEYYTDNPVFPLANTVVDLNIDMIGRDDPENRGKQYVYVIGSDMLSSELKVINEAANQKTNNLELNYKYDDLNDPQQLYYRSDHYNFAKNNVPVAFFFDGIHEDYHKPTDKPDKIDYKLLEKRTQLVFTTAWDIANRADRIVVDKK, from the coding sequence ATGAAAAAACTACTTATTCCGTTATTGGCTCTTGCTTTGATGACGAGTTGCGGAACGGCACAGGTTGCTGATGGTGTATCCGCAAATCCTGTAGCAGTAAAACATGATAAAGGGTTTTCCGATGCTTACAAGATGATTAAGGCAGAGGACTTAAAGAAAAACCTGTATGTTATTGCCTCAGATGAGATGGAAGGGCGTGATACAGGAAGCAAAGGGCAAAAAAAAACGGGAGAGTATATTGTTAACTATTATAAAAGTCTTGGGGTTTCCCACCCAAAGGCATTAGGATCTTATTATCAGAAAGTTCCTTCGGATTTTATGAAAAAAAGAGGCGGAGGTAATCTTCCGGACTCGGAAAATATTCTGGCTTTTATTGAAGGAAGCGAAAAACCTGAAGAAATTGTGGTGGTTTCTGCACATTATGACCATGTGGGAACAAAAAATGGGGTAGTGTATAACGGCGCTGATGATGATGGAAGTGGAACGGTTGCTGTGATGGAAATGGCTAAAGCTTTTCAGGAAGCGAAAAAAGCAGGAAAAGGACCTAAAAGATCAATCTTGTTTCTTCATGTAACAGGAGAAGAACATGGTCTGTTTGGTTCAGAATATTATACGGATAACCCTGTTTTTCCACTAGCTAATACTGTTGTTGACCTTAATATTGATATGATAGGGCGTGACGATCCGGAGAACAGAGGAAAACAATATGTGTATGTGATAGGTTCCGATATGTTAAGCTCCGAACTTAAAGTTATTAATGAGGCAGCTAACCAAAAGACCAACAACCTTGAACTGAACTATAAATATGATGATCTTAATGATCCTCAACAGTTATATTACCGTTCAGATCATTATAATTTTGCTAAAAATAATGTTCCGGTAGCATTCTTCTTCGATGGAATTCATGAAGATTATCATAAACCAACGGATAAGCCAGATAAAATAGATTATAAGCTACTAGAAAAAAGAACTCAGCTTGTTTTTACTACTGCATGGGACATTGCGAACAGAGCAGACAGAATTGTGGTAGATAAAAAATAA